Proteins from a single region of Corynebacterium pseudogenitalium:
- the tatC gene encoding twin-arginine translocase subunit TatC, translated as MTLVEHLKELRRRVIVSLVAVCVGTVVGFIWYQSAPFHWYPLGEIIRGPYCNLPTELRADFTGDGNCRLLATGPFEMFMLRLKVGALAGLVMASPVWLTQIWRFITPGLHKNEKQYTFTFVTLAVLLFVAGAMLAYFVLDKGLYFLMTMGSEVQIGALSGGSYYNFLLGLIVVFGVSFEVPLIIVMLNVAGIIRYEQVKDKRRIIIVGIFIFAAFMTPGQDPFSMVALALSITLLVECAFQFCRINDKRHARNRPDWLDLDDDESSGPIDAASPIEKAAPIGNVAAVEKPKPVHTFTEDPFNDVL; from the coding sequence ATGACGCTCGTTGAACACCTGAAAGAGCTACGACGCCGCGTCATCGTCTCGCTCGTCGCAGTGTGCGTCGGCACCGTTGTGGGATTCATTTGGTATCAGTCTGCGCCTTTTCACTGGTACCCACTCGGCGAAATCATTCGAGGCCCGTACTGCAACCTCCCGACTGAGCTTCGAGCAGACTTCACAGGTGATGGCAATTGTCGTCTCTTAGCGACGGGCCCCTTCGAAATGTTCATGCTGCGGCTGAAGGTAGGCGCGCTCGCTGGGCTCGTCATGGCATCACCAGTGTGGCTGACCCAAATTTGGCGATTCATCACGCCGGGGCTCCACAAGAATGAAAAACAGTACACATTCACGTTTGTGACGCTTGCGGTACTGCTCTTCGTGGCCGGGGCGATGCTTGCGTACTTTGTTTTGGACAAAGGACTGTACTTCCTGATGACGATGGGCAGCGAGGTGCAGATTGGCGCACTGTCTGGTGGAAGCTACTATAACTTTTTGCTCGGGCTCATCGTCGTCTTTGGTGTGAGCTTCGAAGTCCCCCTCATCATCGTGATGCTCAACGTCGCGGGCATCATTCGTTATGAACAGGTAAAGGATAAGCGCCGGATCATCATCGTTGGGATCTTTATCTTTGCGGCGTTTATGACACCCGGCCAGGACCCGTTCTCGATGGTCGCGCTGGCGCTCTCCATCACACTCCTCGTCGAGTGCGCATTCCAGTTCTGCAGGATCAATGACAAGCGCCACGCCAGGAACAGACCGGACTGGCTCGACCTCGACGACGACGAGTCCTCAGGACCTATCGACGCAGCTTCGCCCATCGAAAAGGCAGCACCGATTGGTAACGTAGCGGCCGTAGAGAAGCCAAAGCCCGTGCACACGTTTACCGAGGATCCCTTCAACGACGTACTGTAG
- the tatA gene encoding Sec-independent protein translocase subunit TatA, which yields MPNLGWMEILIILAIVLLLFGANKLPDLARSMGRSARIFKSEVKELRNDDETQATPQQPAQSQEPKEIAPPSNPQQQTGPNAQQSFWDAPENQHRQ from the coding sequence ATGCCGAATTTAGGTTGGATGGAAATCCTCATTATTTTGGCCATCGTGCTGTTATTGTTCGGGGCAAACAAGCTTCCCGACTTGGCACGTTCGATGGGTCGCTCCGCCCGTATCTTCAAGTCTGAAGTCAAGGAGCTGCGCAACGACGACGAGACGCAAGCTACTCCGCAGCAGCCTGCGCAGAGCCAGGAACCTAAAGAAATCGCTCCTCCATCGAATCCACAGCAGCAAACAGGCCCTAACGCTCAGCAAAGCTTTTGGGACGCGCCTGAGAACCAGCACCGCCAGTAG
- a CDS encoding helix-turn-helix transcriptional regulator — MKQNTAVERQVRLARLLNLLSYLSQHPDRSPMEIARDIGTDAEQVKSDLAMLHLSGVGNGPGEMIDLKHSWTEVTVIDDQGLSRPLRLTPTEANTLLLLLDSFETMPGLLDQAALSSAAEKLRAVVGSTSVLDADGEQSDQESILGILQSGLQQGVQVQVTYFSPSSDTLRERQLTGIRFFHQGGHTYFTALDRGEEKSFRTDRIREARLTEVPADRSAVGKTFDGSDPFGFDSENIANLLVSSDATWLADYWEIEIGDAYDDGRIEATMVYGSADWLIRFCLSQGDRIELIGPPELADEARRRAFSGLEALE, encoded by the coding sequence ATGAAGCAAAACACTGCAGTCGAACGCCAGGTGCGTCTGGCACGGCTTTTAAACCTGTTGTCATACCTGTCGCAGCACCCAGATCGTTCACCAATGGAAATAGCGCGGGACATCGGAACTGACGCGGAACAGGTGAAAAGCGACTTGGCGATGCTCCATTTGTCGGGAGTTGGCAATGGCCCCGGGGAGATGATTGATCTCAAACATTCGTGGACCGAGGTGACCGTCATTGACGACCAAGGTTTGAGTCGGCCCTTGCGTCTCACACCAACCGAGGCAAACACATTGTTACTACTGCTCGACTCATTCGAGACCATGCCAGGCCTGCTCGACCAAGCGGCGCTGAGTTCTGCAGCAGAGAAGTTGCGAGCTGTAGTTGGCAGTACCTCCGTGCTTGACGCGGATGGGGAGCAAAGCGATCAAGAATCCATCCTGGGGATACTTCAAAGTGGTTTGCAGCAAGGCGTTCAAGTGCAGGTGACATACTTTTCGCCTTCCTCCGATACGCTTCGTGAGCGCCAGTTGACCGGTATTCGGTTCTTTCACCAAGGTGGTCACACCTATTTCACGGCGCTGGATAGAGGAGAGGAGAAGAGCTTCCGAACTGACCGAATTCGTGAAGCTCGGTTGACCGAAGTTCCAGCCGACCGTTCTGCGGTGGGCAAGACGTTTGACGGCTCCGACCCGTTTGGCTTCGACTCCGAAAACATCGCTAACCTACTCGTATCTTCCGATGCGACATGGCTTGCGGACTACTGGGAAATCGAAATCGGTGATGCCTATGATGACGGACGGATTGAGGCAACCATGGTCTACGGGTCCGCGGACTGGCTTATCCGTTTCTGCCTTAGCCAAGGAGACCGCATCGAACTCATCGGTCCGCCAGAGCTGGCTGATGAGGCACGCCGTCGTGCGTTTTCCGGCTTAGAGGCATTAGAATAG
- a CDS encoding helix-turn-helix transcriptional regulator, with translation MTRSDVMTSRQLNLAFALLGSPRPRTQQWIAKHVDGYADRTPEALEKLIKRDVDDLRRVGVPAETRAGEAWIEHDKYELEPLNLTVEEATALGLVVDLSQAGRLGAFARSGWTKIAASGVTRMFDSPTIAFVDNDIINLDPDVLKAALACARTKTRMTFDFQPAPGTSLQRRTLDPWSVVPLNNKTYLVGWDCDRGQERVFRLMKVSNIRKSKNQTSFHDATKDPRDVLQNVLRGPLADAVVEISAGVGEELSLQGERSEGSAAGLDRIAVSGVERDWLVRTLASLAPHVRSITPPDIHEEVSALLRKQLRGQERVEA, from the coding sequence ATGACACGTAGTGATGTAATGACTTCCCGGCAGCTGAACTTGGCGTTCGCGTTACTGGGGTCACCGCGTCCGAGGACACAGCAGTGGATTGCCAAGCACGTCGACGGATACGCTGATCGAACTCCAGAGGCCCTGGAAAAACTGATTAAGCGCGACGTCGACGACCTTCGCCGTGTTGGCGTGCCCGCAGAAACTCGAGCAGGCGAGGCATGGATCGAACACGATAAGTACGAACTCGAGCCGCTCAACCTCACTGTTGAGGAGGCAACGGCGCTTGGCCTCGTAGTTGATCTCAGCCAGGCGGGACGCCTAGGCGCGTTTGCGCGATCCGGTTGGACAAAGATCGCGGCATCTGGCGTTACCAGGATGTTTGATAGCCCAACCATTGCGTTCGTCGACAACGACATCATCAACCTCGACCCTGATGTACTCAAGGCGGCCTTGGCTTGCGCACGCACCAAGACCCGCATGACGTTCGATTTTCAGCCAGCTCCAGGTACGTCGCTCCAGCGCCGAACGCTCGACCCGTGGAGCGTCGTACCTCTCAATAACAAGACTTACCTTGTTGGTTGGGACTGCGATCGCGGCCAAGAGCGCGTCTTCAGACTGATGAAGGTGAGCAACATCAGGAAGTCGAAGAATCAGACATCGTTTCACGACGCCACCAAGGACCCGCGTGACGTACTTCAGAACGTACTTCGTGGCCCGCTTGCCGATGCCGTGGTGGAAATTTCAGCTGGTGTAGGCGAGGAGCTATCGCTGCAAGGAGAGCGCTCAGAAGGCTCTGCAGCGGGTCTGGACCGGATAGCTGTCAGTGGGGTCGAACGCGACTGGCTCGTGCGCACTCTCGCGAGCCTTGCTCCGCATGTGCGCTCAATTACGCCGCCCGATATCCACGAAGAGGTATCTGCGCTCTTGCGCAAACAGCTTCGAGGACAGGAACGAGTTGAAGCATGA
- the pafA gene encoding Pup--protein ligase: protein MSSEHPALYARRIMGVETEFGLAAYAHGQSILGPEELSRYLFRPVVSRYRSSNIFTQNGSRLYLDVGAHPEIATPECDSLMQLLQYDKAGEMLYHQLALHAEEALAQEGTPAQVYLFKNNVDSQGNSYGAHENYLVSREIVLKSFSKQLLPFLITRQLICGAGMINKGKFVLSQRADQVWEGVSSATTRTRPIINTRDEPHGDSHRFRRMHVIVGDSNMSETTFALKVGATQLVIEMLEAGFPMPNVELEDPIKHIRAIALDPTGQTLLTCKDGSTVTALAVQQQILDAATKWLTQRPDEGTSNEELGRVVELWQRVLTAIETQDFSAVDTEIDWVIKHKLLEQVREKLDTDWSHPKLAQIDLTYHDINPERGLFYLLQRKGLAARWTTDTDIRMAAEQPPATTRAALRGRFLSAARGYNAEHNVDWVHLKVNRPEPRTLKLLDPFETENADVDALIQYIVDNHQQEHHDT from the coding sequence CCGCCTACGCACATGGGCAATCCATCCTTGGCCCGGAAGAGCTTTCGCGCTACTTGTTCCGGCCGGTAGTTTCGCGCTATCGGTCGTCGAATATCTTCACCCAGAATGGCTCTCGGCTCTATCTCGACGTAGGTGCGCACCCTGAAATCGCGACGCCAGAGTGCGACTCACTGATGCAGCTCTTGCAATACGACAAGGCTGGCGAGATGCTCTACCACCAGCTTGCGCTGCATGCAGAGGAAGCCCTTGCACAGGAGGGGACTCCGGCCCAGGTGTACCTGTTTAAGAACAACGTCGACTCACAGGGCAACTCTTACGGTGCACACGAGAATTATCTAGTGAGTCGAGAAATCGTCCTGAAGTCATTCAGCAAGCAGCTCCTGCCTTTTTTGATTACGAGACAGCTAATATGCGGCGCAGGAATGATCAATAAGGGCAAGTTTGTGCTGTCCCAGCGCGCCGACCAGGTGTGGGAAGGGGTTTCATCTGCCACCACGCGCACGCGTCCCATTATTAACACTCGAGATGAGCCACACGGAGATTCTCATCGATTCCGCCGAATGCACGTCATCGTCGGTGACTCCAACATGTCGGAAACTACGTTCGCGCTCAAGGTAGGCGCGACGCAGCTGGTCATTGAGATGCTCGAGGCTGGCTTCCCGATGCCGAACGTGGAGCTCGAAGATCCGATCAAGCATATTCGAGCGATTGCGCTCGACCCGACTGGCCAAACGCTCCTTACTTGTAAAGATGGTTCAACTGTTACAGCACTCGCGGTGCAGCAACAGATTCTTGACGCCGCCACAAAATGGCTGACACAACGGCCAGACGAGGGAACCTCAAACGAGGAACTCGGTCGGGTAGTGGAGCTATGGCAAAGAGTGCTGACTGCAATCGAGACGCAGGATTTCTCTGCGGTTGACACAGAGATCGACTGGGTGATCAAACACAAGCTCTTAGAGCAGGTTCGTGAAAAACTAGACACGGACTGGTCACATCCGAAATTGGCACAGATTGATTTGACCTATCACGACATCAACCCGGAGCGTGGTCTGTTCTACCTGCTGCAACGCAAAGGCCTCGCGGCGCGTTGGACTACCGACACGGACATTCGAATGGCTGCTGAGCAGCCTCCTGCCACGACTCGCGCCGCGCTGCGGGGCAGGTTCCTCTCAGCTGCTCGGGGCTACAACGCGGAGCACAACGTCGACTGGGTGCACCTGAAAGTAAACCGTCCAGAGCCTCGAACGCTCAAGCTTCTCGATCCCTTCGAAACCGAGAACGCTGACGTCGACGCCTTGATCCAATACATCGTGGACAACCATCAGCAGGAGCATCATGACACGTAG